In Planctomycetia bacterium, one DNA window encodes the following:
- a CDS encoding enoyl-CoA hydratase/isomerase family protein, with translation MSTEVLYQQEGPIGRITFNTSGGINLLSMPTMAALEARLDEVACNPQVRVLILSGEGRTFMAGADIAEMNTAPGDAGRAFSQRGQRCMARLARFEQAVTIAAINGPALGGGCEVALACDLRIMSNDATIGFPEVKLGLIPGWGGTQRTFALVGGAMARRLLFTGEALHGPEAVAAGLVSESVAPGELMTTVDNLVKQILANGPCAVRLLKRVVCSEESAWLEKGLSCESEAFGEAFLGEEGREGLRAFMEKRPPKWARD, from the coding sequence ATGAGCACCGAAGTGCTGTATCAGCAGGAAGGTCCGATCGGGCGAATCACGTTTAACACCAGCGGGGGGATCAACCTGCTCTCGATGCCGACGATGGCGGCGCTGGAGGCGCGGCTGGACGAGGTGGCGTGCAATCCGCAGGTGCGCGTATTGATTCTCTCCGGCGAAGGGCGGACGTTCATGGCCGGGGCCGACATCGCGGAGATGAACACCGCGCCGGGCGACGCGGGCAGAGCGTTCAGCCAGCGTGGTCAGCGGTGCATGGCGCGGTTGGCGCGGTTTGAGCAGGCGGTGACGATCGCGGCGATCAACGGGCCGGCGCTGGGCGGCGGGTGCGAGGTGGCGCTGGCGTGCGATTTGCGCATCATGTCGAACGACGCAACGATCGGATTCCCCGAGGTCAAGCTCGGGCTGATCCCCGGCTGGGGCGGTACCCAGCGGACGTTCGCCCTGGTCGGCGGGGCGATGGCGCGGCGGCTGCTGTTTACGGGTGAGGCGCTGCACGGTCCGGAGGCGGTGGCGGCGGGTCTGGTGAGCGAATCGGTCGCGCCGGGCGAATTGATGACAACTGTAGATAATCTGGTGAAACAGATTCTGGCAAACGGCCCCTGCGCCGTTCGATTGCTGAAGCGCGTAGTCTGCTCCGAGGAATCGGCCTGGCTGGAGAAGGGCTTGTCGTGCGAGTCCGAGGCGTTCGGTGAGGCGTTTCTCGGCGAGGAAGGCCGCGAGGGCCTGCGGGCGTTCATGGAAAAGCGCCCGCCGAAGTGGGCGCGAGACTGA
- a CDS encoding RNA-binding protein codes for MAKKLYVGNLGFDVTDADLQTLFAPHGNVVSAQVITDRDTGRSKGFGFVEIGSDGEAKTAIAALDGKEHGGRTLKVNEAKPKENRSGGGGYGGGGYGGGGGRRRY; via the coding sequence ATGGCCAAGAAACTGTATGTTGGAAACCTGGGATTTGACGTCACCGACGCCGATCTCCAAACCCTGTTCGCCCCGCACGGAAACGTGGTCAGCGCGCAGGTCATCACGGATCGCGACACCGGTCGAAGCAAAGGCTTCGGCTTTGTCGAGATCGGTTCGGACGGCGAGGCCAAGACGGCCATCGCCGCGCTGGACGGCAAGGAGCACGGCGGTCGCACGCTGAAGGTCAACGAAGCCAAGCCGAAGGAGAATCGCTCCGGCGGCGGTGGTTACGGCGGCGGCGGCTACGGTGGTGGCGGCGGACGACGCCGGTACTAA
- a CDS encoding DUF1264 domain-containing protein, giving the protein MSASNPDRTTVVALCSLVCGAFLWALVSPAFLSAQQKDEHAGHHHGDAPAGHDHGASARNAENWAPVNKMHLYLCAFHVAKEKPDFQVEAHHYCSPQSKSGDLHQCVIYDSRGPNPKLLGTEYIITDEAYRKLPAEEKRFWHPHAYEILSGQLVAPDMPKMGDDLFPGLINTWGKTWHTWPDPTTDYPTGEPLLMWSANGDGQIDNKLIAKRDAQFNIKTDEIRARRKFMGFEVPQIPPPKSMSDLGRRWTASGKDEPTKLKGAGG; this is encoded by the coding sequence ATGTCCGCATCGAATCCCGATCGAACCACCGTCGTCGCGCTGTGCAGCCTGGTCTGCGGCGCGTTTCTGTGGGCACTCGTTTCGCCCGCGTTCTTGAGCGCGCAGCAAAAAGACGAACACGCCGGCCACCATCACGGCGACGCGCCGGCTGGCCACGACCATGGCGCGTCGGCCCGAAACGCCGAGAACTGGGCGCCGGTCAACAAGATGCACCTGTACCTCTGCGCGTTTCACGTCGCCAAGGAAAAGCCGGACTTCCAGGTCGAGGCGCACCACTACTGCTCGCCGCAGTCCAAGAGCGGCGATCTGCATCAGTGCGTGATCTACGATTCGCGCGGCCCGAACCCCAAGCTGCTCGGCACCGAGTACATCATCACCGACGAGGCATACCGGAAGCTGCCCGCCGAGGAGAAACGATTCTGGCACCCGCATGCGTATGAAATCCTTTCCGGCCAGCTCGTCGCGCCCGACATGCCCAAGATGGGCGACGACCTCTTCCCCGGCCTCATCAACACCTGGGGCAAGACCTGGCACACCTGGCCCGACCCGACGACGGACTATCCCACCGGCGAACCGCTGCTGATGTGGTCGGCCAACGGTGACGGACAAATCGACAACAAGCTAATCGCCAAGCGCGATGCGCAATTCAACATCAAGACCGATGAGATTCGCGCCCGGCGGAAGTTCATGGGCTTCGAGGTGCCACAGATTCCGCCGCCCAAGTCGATGAGCGACCTGGGCCGCCGCTGGACGGCGAGCGGCAAGGACGAGCCGACGAAGCTGAAAGGCGCGGGGGGTTGA